TGGTCGCGGCGATCCCGGCCGCAATCGCGTACAACTACTTCACCAACCGGCTGAACCGCTTCAGCGGCGAGATGGAAGGCTTCGCGAGCGAGTTCATCGGCACGCTGGCGCGCGAGGGGCGGCTGTGATGCGGCATGCGACGTCGCGCTATATCCACCCCGTTCACGCAGCCCTGCGCGTCGCGACACGCCGGGAAGGACGGTAGCGCATGCTGCACATGAGGCGCGGCCGGCGCGACCGGCTGCCCGTCAATGCGGAGATCAACATCACGAACCTGGTCGACGTCGCGTTCGTGCTGCTGATCATTTTCATGATCACCGCGCCGATCCTGCAGGGCGGCGTGGAGGTGGAGCTGCCGCGCTCCAGTGCGTCGCCGATCACGGCGTCCGAGGCGGTGATCGTGTCGATCGCGAGCGACGGCCGCGTGTTCCTCGACCAGGTCGAGGTCACGGAGGCCGAGTTCCCGACCGCGTTCGCCGCGTTCGTCGGCGACCAGGCCGGTGAGCGACCGGTGTTCGTGAAGGGCGATCGCAACGTTCCCTACGGTCGCGTCATGGAAGTCTTCGGCCTGCTCAAGGACCTCGACGTGCGCAACGTGTCGATGGTCGTGGAGTCGCAGGAATCGTAGTGGCACGACGTCGCACAGGCTTCGGCTCGTTCGATGCGCCCGACCCCGCGTTTGCCGCGGGCGGCGCCAGCGTCAACGTCGGCGGCGCGAGCGCTGCACGGCTTGGCGACGCCATGCGCAAGCGCCGCGTGCGGCCTTCCAGGGGCAGCGTCTTCATGTCGCTGCTCGGGCACGGCGGACTCGCCGCCGCGTTCTGGGTCGCGGGGCTGACCGTGACCGACCAGCTGCCCGAGTTCGAGGTGTACCGCGTCGAGCTGGTCTCGCCGCCGCCGCAGGTGCAGGGCGAGCCCGAGCCGGTCACGCCGACGCAGCCGGTGGTCGAGCAGCCGGAGCCGCCGGAGCCCGAGGTGCAGCAGACCGAGCCGCAACCCGAGGTGCAGACGCAGTCGGCCGTGCAGCAGGAGATCCCGCGCAAGGTCGAGGAGCCGAAACCCGCGCAGGGGAACAAGCCCGAGCCCGTCGAGGTAGGCGGTGAGGGCGCGAACGTACGCATCGAGGGCCAGGAATTCCCCTTCCCGGACTACCTCGAGAACATCGTGCTGCAGCTGCCGCGTTACCTGCGGTGGAGCGGCGCGTCGAATCTTTCGGCGACGGTGATCTTCTACATCGCTGCGGACGGGTCTGTCGGCGGACTCAAGCTGGACCGGCAGAGCGGGAACTTCAATTTCGACCTGGAAGCGATGAGCGCGGTGGAACAGGCAGGGCGACGAGGCGCGTTCGGGCCGCTGCCGGACGGGTACCAGGGAGACCGGCTGTGGCTGAGGTTTACGTTTTTGCCGCCCGGCTGATTTGTCGGGACGGCTTGAACGGCGGGTTGTGGGCGGTGGGGGATGCGAGGTGGGTGGTGGACACTTCGGGATTGAACGGCGGGTGGTGGGTGGTGGGGGCTGTGCGCTCAGTGTTCTCCGTGGTGAAACGTTGATCCTGGTGATGAGGCCGGGCCATTGGAATGGAATCATTGCACAGGATTGAGAGTGGGATGATGCGGGTTATGCGATTCGGGGTTGCGCTGGGGTTGCTGGTCTCCACTGCTGCGGCGGTGGCGGGGCAGGACCCGGAGGCGCCCAAGGGGATCGAGCTGGCGGCGCAGTACCAGACGCGGACGCAGCCGCTGCTGGCGGTGCGGCCGCTGGGAGCGCCGGTGGACCTGGTGGGTGCGGCGCAGGCGGTGCAGGGGATCCTGACGCGCGACCTGGATTACAGCGATCGATTCCGGATCTTCGAGACGCCTTCGTCGCTCGCCTCGGGGCCGATGGATTACGCGGCGTGGAACAGCGCGCGCGTCGTCTACGTCGTGGACGGCAGTGTGGAGCCGTCCGCGGATGGCGGGCTGTCGCTGCGCGTGGTCGTGCACGACATCCCGTACGCCGAGGCCAAGCCGGCGCGGACGTACACGCTGCCCGCGTCGGATGATCCCGGGTTCCGGATGGCGGTGCACTCGGTCTCCGACGAGATCGTGCGTGCGATCACGGGCGAGCCGGGCTCGGCCGCGACGCGCATCGTCTTCGTGCGGCAGAACCGCGGCAGCAACGACCTGATGATCGTGGACAGCGACGGCGAGAACCTGCGCCGGCTGACCGGCACGGAGGGGCTGATCTACTCGCCGGCCTGGGCACCCGACGCGAGCCGGATCGCGTACACGCTGCAGGGCGACGGCAGCTCCCAGCTCTTCGAGCGTGACATGAGCAGCGGCCGCATCCGCAACATGCCTGCGCCGCGCACGCAGCTCATCATGACGCCCGAGTACAGCCGCGACGGCTCGAAGCTGGCCTTCGCGGCGAGCATCAACGACCAGCTCGAGCTGTTCGAGGCGGACGTCGCAAGCGGCCGATTCCAGCAGATCACGCGCGGCCCGGCCTACAGCTTTTCGCCGTCGTACTCGCCCGATGGCAGCCGCATCGCGTTCAACTCGAACCGGCTCGGCAACCCGCACATCTACGTGATGCCCTCCGGCGGCGGTGGCGCGACGCTGATCACGCCCTTCGTCTCCGGGCAGCGCGGCTACTACACGTCGCCGCAGTGGGCGCCCAGCGGCACACAGATCACGTTCCACGGCCACTGGAACTCGCGCGGCACGTATCACGTGTTCGTCGCGGACGCGAACCGGCCGCTCTCCCAGATCCGCCAGCTCACGACCGAGGGCAACAACGAGGATCCGAGCTGGGCACCCGATGGACGACATATCGTGTACACCGCATCTGGCGGTGGCCGCAATGGCCTGTATGTTGTTGACGTTCAGTCCGGACGTGTTCGACAGCTCGCACAGGGAGTGGGGCTGCGCATGGCGGACTGGTCGCCAACGCTCGTGAGGACTAGCGGGCTCTCGAGCGGGCAGTAGGGGAGCAGCAACCAATCACCAGAGGGAGGAGTGAAGATGCTTCGACGTGCCGTGCTGTTCTCGATGCTCGTCGCGACTGCGGCGGCGTGCTCACGGAATGAGCCACCCGCGGATCCGAACCCGCCGGTCCTGCCGGACACCGCCGGTGAGGGCGCCCGCCGTGCCGCCGAGCAGGCGCGCCAGGACTCCATCCGTCGCGCCGAGGAGGAGCGGGCGCGTCGTGAGGCCGAGGCTGCCGCGACTGCGCGTGCACGCTCGATCCTCGAGGAGATGGTGTTCTTCGACTACGACGACTCGAACCTGCGTCCGGACGCGCAGGAGGCGCTGGCCCGCAAGGTCGCCGTGCTCCGTGCGAACCCGAACGTGACGCTGCGCATCACCGGTCATGCCGACGAGCGCGGCTCGATCGAGTACAACCTCGCGCTCGGCCTGCGCCGCGCGAACTCCGTGCGTGACTACCTCACGGGCTTCGGCATCAGCGCGAGCCGCTTCACGACGGAGACCATGGGCGAGGACCGCCCGCTGGATCCGGGCAGCGGCGAGTCCGCCTGGGCCCGCAACCGTCGCGGTGAGTTCTCGATCACCGGCGGCGGCGACCGCATGACGGCGCCGGGGATGTAGGAAGTACGGTGAGGGGAGCCGGTGCATCTTGGGGAGTGCCGGCTCCCTCGCCAGCGCTTTTCTACCACAGAGGACTCAGAGTTCTCTGAGTTACTACAGGATGAGACGGCGGATGCCGTCTTTCAGCAGGGGGACGTTGAAGTTGATCAGCAAGCCTACCCTGCAGCCGGACAGTTTCAGGTAGGTGAGTACCTGGGCGGTATGGACGCGATCGAGGCGCTCGACGGACTTCAGCTCTACGATCACCTTGCCACCGACCAGGAAGTCAACGCGGTAGGCGGATTCGACGGCGATTCCCCGATAACGGATCGGAATCGCCTTCTGTCGTTCGTAGGGTATACGGCGACAGAGCAGTTCGTAGGCGAAACAGGTTTCATAGGTTGACTCGAGCAGTCCCGGTCCGAGTGTCCGGTGAACTTCGATTGCAGCACCGATCACGGACGCCGTGATTCTGTTGATGTTCACTCGGTGCCCTCTGTGCTCTCCGTGGTGGAACGCCGTTCGAACGTGGC
This genomic interval from Longimicrobiales bacterium contains the following:
- a CDS encoding ExbD/TolR family protein: MLHMRRGRRDRLPVNAEINITNLVDVAFVLLIIFMITAPILQGGVEVELPRSSASPITASEAVIVSIASDGRVFLDQVEVTEAEFPTAFAAFVGDQAGERPVFVKGDRNVPYGRVMEVFGLLKDLDVRNVSMVVESQES
- a CDS encoding TonB C-terminal domain-containing protein yields the protein MARRRTGFGSFDAPDPAFAAGGASVNVGGASAARLGDAMRKRRVRPSRGSVFMSLLGHGGLAAAFWVAGLTVTDQLPEFEVYRVELVSPPPQVQGEPEPVTPTQPVVEQPEPPEPEVQQTEPQPEVQTQSAVQQEIPRKVEEPKPAQGNKPEPVEVGGEGANVRIEGQEFPFPDYLENIVLQLPRYLRWSGASNLSATVIFYIAADGSVGGLKLDRQSGNFNFDLEAMSAVEQAGRRGAFGPLPDGYQGDRLWLRFTFLPPG
- a CDS encoding OmpA family protein codes for the protein MLRRAVLFSMLVATAAACSRNEPPADPNPPVLPDTAGEGARRAAEQARQDSIRRAEEERARREAEAAATARARSILEEMVFFDYDDSNLRPDAQEALARKVAVLRANPNVTLRITGHADERGSIEYNLALGLRRANSVRDYLTGFGISASRFTTETMGEDRPLDPGSGESAWARNRRGEFSITGGGDRMTAPGM
- a CDS encoding GxxExxY protein, whose translation is MNINRITASVIGAAIEVHRTLGPGLLESTYETCFAYELLCRRIPYERQKAIPIRYRGIAVESAYRVDFLVGGKVIVELKSVERLDRVHTAQVLTYLKLSGCRVGLLINFNVPLLKDGIRRLIL